One window of the Macaca thibetana thibetana isolate TM-01 chromosome 13, ASM2454274v1, whole genome shotgun sequence genome contains the following:
- the LOC126934344 gene encoding uncharacterized protein LOC126934344 translates to MQNRVPKAYLTAAGVSSAASPPTREARASAIHPHSQATALTQIHEGLHRVDAETSWDSPSFGTWPCLVSLLALSRSPVKMHKNEKGDAVSDVAAVADGRSSELPALTRKTCLGRIWK, encoded by the exons ATGCAGAACCGGGTGCCCAAGGCCTACCTGACAGCCGCAGGGGTCAGTTCCGCTGCCTCCCCACCCACCCGTGAAGCCCGAGCTTCTGCCATTCACCCTCATTCACAAGCTACTGCGCTTACCCAGATTCATGAAGGACTGCACCGTGTGGACGCGGAAACCAGCTGGGACTCTCCTTCCTTTGGAACTTGGCCTTGCTTAGTTAGTCTCCTCGCCCTGTCCAGGAGCCCTGTGAAAATGCACAAG AATGAGAAAGGAGACGCAGTTTCGGACGTGGCAGCTGTTGCCGACGGTCGTTCCTCTGAGCTACCCGCCCTTACAAGGAAGACCTGCCTTGGGCGGATCTGGAAATGA
- the ITPRIPL1 gene encoding inositol 1,4,5-trisphosphate receptor-interacting protein-like 1 isoform X1: protein MNLDAEASMAVISLLFLAVMYVVHHPLMVSDRMDLDTLARSRQLEKRMSEEMRLLEMEFEERKQAAEQKQKAENFWRGDTSSDQLVLGKKDMGWPFQADGQEGPLGWMLGNLWNTGLFCLFLVFELLRQNMQQEPAFDSSSEEEEEEVHVVPVTSYNWLTDFPSQEALDSFYKHYVQNAIRDLPGTCEFVESFVDDLIEACRVLSRQEAHPQLEDCLGIGAAFEKWGTLHETQKFDILVPIVPPQGTMFVLEMKDPALGRRCGCVLVESECVCKREKLLGDVLCLVHHHRDPSAGLGKCSSSIKAALCTGFHLDVCKTVQWFRNMMGNAWALVAHKYDFKLSLPPSPTSCKLRLDYRSGRFLSIHLVLGVQREDTLVYLVSQAPDQEQLTSVDWPESFVACEHLFLKLVGRFAPENTCHLKCLQIILSLRQHQSLPRGASRPILTSYHFKTALMHLLLRLPLTDWAHNMLSQRLQDILWFLGRGLQQRSLHHFLIGNTSLPLTIPIPKTFRSAEPVNLFQHLVLNPKAHSQAVEEFQNLLTQVNTLPRAPLAAAP, encoded by the exons ATGAATCTGG ATGCAGAGGCCTCCATGGCTGTGATAAGCCTGCTGTTCTTGGCAGTGATGTATGTTGTTCACCACCCCCTGATGGTCAGTGACCGGATGGACCTGGACACGTTAGCCAGGAGTCGGCAGCTGGAGAAGCGGATGAGCGAGGAGATGCGCCTGCTAGAGATGGAGTttgaagagagaaagcaagcgGCTGAGCAGAAGCAGAAGGCAGAGAACTTCTGGAGAGGAGACACGTCCAGCGACCAGTTAGTGCTGGGGAAGAAAGACATGGGGTGGCCGTTCCAGGCCGATGGCCAGGAGGGGCCTCTGGGCTGGATGCTGGGAAACCTGTGGAACACTGGcctcttttgcctttttctcGTCTTTGAGCTCCTGCGACAGAACATGCAGCAAGAGCCGGCCTTTGATTCCagcagtgaggaggaggaggaggaagtccATGTTGTCCCTGTCACCTCTTACAACTGGCTTACTGACTTCCCCTCCCAGGAGGCCCTGGACTCCTTTTACAAACACTATGTCCAAAACGCCATCCGTGACCTGCCTGGCACCTGTGAGTTTGTGGAGAGTTTTGTGGATGATCTCATTGAGGCCTGTCGGGTGCTCAGCCGCCAAGAGGCTCACCCACAATTGGAAGACTGCCTGGGCATCGGGGCTGCCTTTGAGAAATGGGGAACCCTCCATGAGACCCAGAAATTTGATATCCTGGTGCCCATCGTCCCCCCACAGGGCACCATGTTTGTCCTGGAGATGAAGGACCCGGCCCTGGGCCGCCGCTGTGGCTGTGTGCTGGTGGAGTCAGAATGTGTGTGCAAGCGTGAGAAGCTCCTAGGGGACGTGCTGTGCCTGGTGCACCACCACAGGGACCCCTCGGCAGGCTTGGGGAAGTGTAGTAGCTCCATCAAAGCAGCTCTCTGCACTGGCTTCCACCTAGACGTGTGCAAGACTGTGCAGTGGTTCCGGAACATGATGGGCAATGCCTGGGCCCTTGTGGCCCACAAGTATGACTTTAAACTCAGTCTCCCACCGTCTCCCACCTCCTGCAAGCTCAGGCTAGACTATCGCTCAGGCCGCTTTCTCTCAATCCACTTGGTCCTGGGGGTGCAACGCGAAGACACCTTGGTCTACCTGGTGAGCCAGGCTCCTGACCAGGAGCAGCTCACCAGTGTGGACTGGCCTGAGTCCTTTGTGGCCTGTGAGCACTTGTTCCTGAAGCTGGTGGGGCGCTTTGCCCCCGAGAACACCTGTCACCTCAAGTGCCTCCAGATCATTTTAAGTCTCCGGCAGCATCAGAGCTTACCCCGCGGAGCATCCCGCCCCATCCTCACATCTTACCACTTTAAAACAGCTCTCATGCACCTCCTGCTACGGCTGCCCCTCACGGACTGGGCCCACAACATGCTCTCCCAGCGGCTCCAGGACATTCTCTGGTTCTTGGGCCGTGGCCTCCAGCAAAGGTCCCTCCATCATTTCCTCATTGGTAACACTTCTCTGCCCCTGACCATCCCGATCCCTAAGACATTTAGGAGTGCTGAGCCTGTCAATCTCTTCCAGCACCTGGTGCTCAACCCCAAGGCACATTCACAGGCAGTGGAAGAGTTCCAAAACCTTCTGACCCAGGTGAACACTCTGCCTCGTGCCCCACTGGCTGCAGCGCCTTGA
- the ITPRIPL1 gene encoding inositol 1,4,5-trisphosphate receptor-interacting protein-like 1 isoform X2 translates to MAVISLLFLAVMYVVHHPLMVSDRMDLDTLARSRQLEKRMSEEMRLLEMEFEERKQAAEQKQKAENFWRGDTSSDQLVLGKKDMGWPFQADGQEGPLGWMLGNLWNTGLFCLFLVFELLRQNMQQEPAFDSSSEEEEEEVHVVPVTSYNWLTDFPSQEALDSFYKHYVQNAIRDLPGTCEFVESFVDDLIEACRVLSRQEAHPQLEDCLGIGAAFEKWGTLHETQKFDILVPIVPPQGTMFVLEMKDPALGRRCGCVLVESECVCKREKLLGDVLCLVHHHRDPSAGLGKCSSSIKAALCTGFHLDVCKTVQWFRNMMGNAWALVAHKYDFKLSLPPSPTSCKLRLDYRSGRFLSIHLVLGVQREDTLVYLVSQAPDQEQLTSVDWPESFVACEHLFLKLVGRFAPENTCHLKCLQIILSLRQHQSLPRGASRPILTSYHFKTALMHLLLRLPLTDWAHNMLSQRLQDILWFLGRGLQQRSLHHFLIGNTSLPLTIPIPKTFRSAEPVNLFQHLVLNPKAHSQAVEEFQNLLTQVNTLPRAPLAAAP, encoded by the coding sequence ATGGCTGTGATAAGCCTGCTGTTCTTGGCAGTGATGTATGTTGTTCACCACCCCCTGATGGTCAGTGACCGGATGGACCTGGACACGTTAGCCAGGAGTCGGCAGCTGGAGAAGCGGATGAGCGAGGAGATGCGCCTGCTAGAGATGGAGTttgaagagagaaagcaagcgGCTGAGCAGAAGCAGAAGGCAGAGAACTTCTGGAGAGGAGACACGTCCAGCGACCAGTTAGTGCTGGGGAAGAAAGACATGGGGTGGCCGTTCCAGGCCGATGGCCAGGAGGGGCCTCTGGGCTGGATGCTGGGAAACCTGTGGAACACTGGcctcttttgcctttttctcGTCTTTGAGCTCCTGCGACAGAACATGCAGCAAGAGCCGGCCTTTGATTCCagcagtgaggaggaggaggaggaagtccATGTTGTCCCTGTCACCTCTTACAACTGGCTTACTGACTTCCCCTCCCAGGAGGCCCTGGACTCCTTTTACAAACACTATGTCCAAAACGCCATCCGTGACCTGCCTGGCACCTGTGAGTTTGTGGAGAGTTTTGTGGATGATCTCATTGAGGCCTGTCGGGTGCTCAGCCGCCAAGAGGCTCACCCACAATTGGAAGACTGCCTGGGCATCGGGGCTGCCTTTGAGAAATGGGGAACCCTCCATGAGACCCAGAAATTTGATATCCTGGTGCCCATCGTCCCCCCACAGGGCACCATGTTTGTCCTGGAGATGAAGGACCCGGCCCTGGGCCGCCGCTGTGGCTGTGTGCTGGTGGAGTCAGAATGTGTGTGCAAGCGTGAGAAGCTCCTAGGGGACGTGCTGTGCCTGGTGCACCACCACAGGGACCCCTCGGCAGGCTTGGGGAAGTGTAGTAGCTCCATCAAAGCAGCTCTCTGCACTGGCTTCCACCTAGACGTGTGCAAGACTGTGCAGTGGTTCCGGAACATGATGGGCAATGCCTGGGCCCTTGTGGCCCACAAGTATGACTTTAAACTCAGTCTCCCACCGTCTCCCACCTCCTGCAAGCTCAGGCTAGACTATCGCTCAGGCCGCTTTCTCTCAATCCACTTGGTCCTGGGGGTGCAACGCGAAGACACCTTGGTCTACCTGGTGAGCCAGGCTCCTGACCAGGAGCAGCTCACCAGTGTGGACTGGCCTGAGTCCTTTGTGGCCTGTGAGCACTTGTTCCTGAAGCTGGTGGGGCGCTTTGCCCCCGAGAACACCTGTCACCTCAAGTGCCTCCAGATCATTTTAAGTCTCCGGCAGCATCAGAGCTTACCCCGCGGAGCATCCCGCCCCATCCTCACATCTTACCACTTTAAAACAGCTCTCATGCACCTCCTGCTACGGCTGCCCCTCACGGACTGGGCCCACAACATGCTCTCCCAGCGGCTCCAGGACATTCTCTGGTTCTTGGGCCGTGGCCTCCAGCAAAGGTCCCTCCATCATTTCCTCATTGGTAACACTTCTCTGCCCCTGACCATCCCGATCCCTAAGACATTTAGGAGTGCTGAGCCTGTCAATCTCTTCCAGCACCTGGTGCTCAACCCCAAGGCACATTCACAGGCAGTGGAAGAGTTCCAAAACCTTCTGACCCAGGTGAACACTCTGCCTCGTGCCCCACTGGCTGCAGCGCCTTGA